In one window of Azospirillaceae bacterium DNA:
- a CDS encoding tetratricopeptide repeat protein, which yields GLLARAGMARFRAGEVSQAERLYGAALSLDPDDPELWIDRALIRTGAERYWDAVADLGEVLRRAPDRVDALLYRARAYAALALHDLALADAQAALRLAPNDPEALLIRGNARLRRGDAAGAEADWQEVVRRAPRTASAEAAADNLKRLQAGAAPQPPRP from the coding sequence GGGTCTGCTGGCGCGGGCCGGCATGGCGCGCTTCCGGGCCGGCGAGGTTTCGCAGGCGGAACGGCTTTACGGGGCCGCCCTGTCCCTGGACCCGGACGATCCCGAGCTTTGGATCGATCGCGCCCTGATCCGGACCGGCGCCGAGCGCTATTGGGATGCCGTCGCCGACCTGGGCGAGGTGCTGCGCCGGGCGCCGGACCGGGTGGACGCCCTGCTCTACCGCGCGCGGGCCTACGCCGCGCTGGCGCTGCACGATCTCGCCCTGGCCGATGCCCAGGCGGCATTGCGGCTGGCCCCCAACGATCCCGAGGCACTGCTGATCCGCGGCAATGCGCGCCTGCGCCGGGGCGATGCCGCCGGTGCCGAGGCGGATTGGCAGGAGGTCGTGCGCCGCGCCCCCCGCACGGCTTCGGCCGAGGCGGCCGCCGACAATCTCAAGCGCTTGCAGGCCGGTGCCGCGCCGCAGCCGCCCCGACCGTGA
- a CDS encoding glutathione S-transferase family protein, whose translation MRTLHHHWLSAPSRAVRFALAEKNLPFDPLLEKPWERREEFLVLNPSGDVPVLVDEDGTVVAGASVILEYLDERYPTADPLYPGDVVQRAEVRRLVCWFDAKFGLEVTENLVGEKAWKRLSGSGYPHPQSIRAGLANIHYHLDYIAWLADRRSWLAGDRISAADIMAAAHLSTVDYMGDVPWDEHGEAKVWYARIKSRPSFRAILADTVPGISPPPHYADLDF comes from the coding sequence ATGCGGACACTCCATCACCACTGGCTTTCGGCACCTTCGCGCGCCGTGCGCTTCGCACTGGCGGAAAAGAACCTGCCTTTCGACCCCCTGCTGGAAAAACCGTGGGAGCGGCGCGAGGAGTTCCTGGTGCTGAACCCGTCGGGCGATGTCCCCGTCCTCGTGGACGAGGACGGCACCGTCGTGGCCGGCGCGTCGGTCATCCTGGAATATCTGGACGAACGCTATCCGACGGCGGACCCGCTCTACCCCGGCGACGTGGTGCAGCGGGCCGAGGTGCGCCGGCTGGTGTGCTGGTTCGATGCCAAGTTCGGACTGGAGGTGACCGAGAACCTGGTGGGCGAAAAGGCGTGGAAGCGGCTGTCGGGCTCCGGCTATCCGCACCCGCAGTCCATCCGCGCGGGACTCGCCAACATCCACTACCACCTCGACTACATCGCGTGGCTCGCCGACCGGCGGAGCTGGCTGGCCGGCGACCGGATCTCGGCCGCCGACATCATGGCCGCCGCCCATCTGTCCACGGTGGACTACATGGGCGACGTTCCCTGGGACGAGCACGGGGAAGCGAAGGTCTGGTACGCGCGCATCAAGTCGCGCCCCAGCTTCCGCGCGATCCTGGCCGACACGGTGCCGGGCATCAGCCCGCCGCCCCACTACGCCGATCTGGATTTCTAA